The Hymenobacter sp. GOD-10R genome includes a window with the following:
- a CDS encoding histone deacetylase produces MPCLATSDRYVLDLPAGHRFPITKYELIHQQLLWQGIAPLTDFYDPGLCAEEDLLRVHTLEYWHKVRDQQLSPAEVRRLGLPQSERLVLRSLSSSAGTLQSARHALRDGVALNLAGGTHHAFADRGEGFCVFNDIAIAAMHLLHHGLARQVLVVDLDVHQGDGTASIFRHEPRVFTFSMHAGANYPLRKEQSDLDVELPLGMGDAAYLAQLHATLPSLLEQVQPDFIFFQAGVDVLATDKLGKLALTKEGCRQRDAFVLGLCRQHQLPVAVSMGGGYSERIGDIVDAHCNTFRTAYELFG; encoded by the coding sequence ATGCCCTGCCTTGCCACCTCCGACCGGTACGTTCTCGATCTGCCTGCCGGCCACCGCTTCCCCATCACTAAGTACGAGCTGATTCATCAGCAGCTGTTGTGGCAAGGCATCGCGCCGCTCACCGACTTCTACGACCCCGGCCTGTGTGCTGAGGAAGACCTGTTACGCGTGCACACACTAGAGTATTGGCATAAAGTGCGTGATCAACAGCTTTCTCCCGCCGAAGTACGCCGCCTCGGCTTGCCGCAGAGCGAGCGGTTGGTGTTACGCTCGTTGAGCAGCAGCGCCGGCACGCTGCAATCGGCGCGGCACGCCCTGCGCGACGGGGTGGCCCTGAACCTAGCCGGCGGCACGCACCATGCCTTTGCAGACCGCGGCGAGGGGTTCTGCGTGTTCAATGACATTGCTATTGCGGCCATGCACCTGCTGCACCACGGTCTAGCACGCCAGGTACTGGTCGTGGATTTGGACGTGCACCAGGGCGACGGCACAGCTAGCATCTTCCGCCACGAACCTAGGGTGTTCACGTTCTCCATGCACGCCGGCGCCAATTACCCACTGCGCAAAGAGCAATCGGACCTCGATGTAGAACTGCCTCTGGGCATGGGCGATGCGGCTTATCTAGCCCAACTCCACGCGACACTGCCAAGCCTTTTGGAGCAGGTGCAGCCCGATTTCATCTTCTTTCAGGCGGGCGTCGATGTATTAGCTACCGATAAGCTCGGCAAGCTAGCCCTCACAAAAGAGGGCTGCCGCCAGCGTGATGCGTTCGTACTTGGCCTGTGCCGCCAGCACCAACTGCCGGTAGCCGTGAGCATGGGCGGCGGCTACTCCGAGCGCATCGGCGACATCGTGGACGCGCACTGCAACACGTTTCGCACAGCGTACGAGTTGTTTGGCTAA
- a CDS encoding AsmA-like C-terminal region-containing protein — protein MKWFSFRRLLVAGFLLVLLLLSLVAWLIGSAYGRRRLEQLVRDRISHNSSLVVAPFDIEFSPWRDFPHVTASLRGLRLTDTTYHQPEVVLSINRADMRLELAGLLRSRVRVTRLVISGVLFQERTDSLGHSWGLHSKHRSKERGDGPGMTLVLDSLIVHNFRMRTRNEYAQSSFGASVRRASLGVRVQDGSLYARGALDAQIDYLRNSSTTLFEKEPVHAWANYRFEFKKRQGSFSHSWATLNEDTIQVSGTHTGTDNEKAGTRMNLRFEGKQPLMEVLYTALPPSLHTYLAGATSPSKAHIVYTISGLNGPTVSTRNVLKFALRGASLQWPDSTRRIDRWDLAGTYDNGPEQNSRTTSLTFDHCRIYSSAGQLNIAMQLRDFDHPFVNGRLTGRTELPELAAVVSPGLWRARHGTAQLDVRLRGLLPPPPGTRTAIAHQPSLSVQGSVALRNASFVLLDRGADMSELNVRIGLQNSVWQLSDASGVLDKMRFKAAATTKNLLDYLTGQQPVTSIKGNFTVDKLHISRLRELLRPLPLAAKPATTPGLARKRNKNQQTQHSTNLGPDLFPPGLRLDVSLRCQQLLLPTDTLRHLAVTVRHDGRQVQLSNLAGDVWGGQVRGQVRWSTDTTHRVAPVDFEVGVHFATINYQHLLAKMSRPPQRSTKAPTSPALRELLLAANGHITCTIDAVQLSSQEHLRNLQVRFDKQENKLRMPYLRFNTTRGGQGNATAWAQVAGNHLKAADASLDLRYATLDVQELLKLLASINPAGDDDESTAQPVANVPKNRQAAAAMLADGSLTAMVRVQAAHVRYASLTGSDFRLVSRLRDGAARLDDCSLNAFQGKIQLRGFMRTNAGRRHHPLHVQALLDNIQLSELFTAATAMNLNIMKGDNVRGSMHCAADVRTDLNADFLPDFDQTLGYLRTDLRDLELMDVEALTQTLRFLKDKRTNHLYFEPVSTRFILDRGQLLIPSLHLNSNLSDLHISGRYGLDGRSDLYIGLSPLQALFGNNEKRIARIQSGEAAQRPSRALTYVNLKRPSPGAKYNVRLFKKSEQRQQQAALRKQYQQLLLTQRLDTTLRLLR, from the coding sequence ATGAAATGGTTTTCTTTTCGGCGCTTGCTCGTCGCTGGGTTCTTGCTGGTACTGCTACTGTTGAGCTTAGTCGCTTGGCTGATCGGCTCGGCGTATGGACGCCGCCGACTAGAGCAGCTGGTGCGCGACCGAATTAGCCATAATTCAAGCCTAGTAGTGGCGCCGTTCGATATTGAATTTTCGCCCTGGCGTGACTTTCCCCACGTCACGGCTTCCTTGCGTGGCCTGCGACTGACGGACACCACGTATCATCAACCCGAAGTAGTACTCAGCATAAACCGTGCGGATATGCGCCTAGAGCTAGCTGGCCTGCTACGCAGCCGCGTGCGCGTCACGCGGTTGGTAATAAGCGGCGTCCTCTTCCAGGAGCGGACCGACTCGTTGGGCCACAGCTGGGGGCTGCACAGCAAACACCGCAGCAAAGAACGTGGCGACGGGCCGGGGATGACGCTGGTGCTCGACTCACTCATCGTACACAACTTCCGGATGCGTACGCGCAATGAGTACGCCCAAAGCTCATTTGGGGCGAGCGTGCGGCGGGCTAGCCTCGGCGTGCGGGTGCAAGATGGCTCTCTCTACGCCCGCGGCGCCCTCGATGCCCAAATCGACTATCTGCGTAACAGCAGCACCACGTTGTTTGAAAAAGAGCCCGTGCATGCGTGGGCCAACTATCGTTTTGAATTCAAAAAGCGCCAGGGCTCCTTCTCGCATTCCTGGGCCACTCTCAACGAAGACACGATTCAGGTCAGTGGCACCCACACGGGCACCGACAACGAGAAGGCCGGGACGCGCATGAACCTGCGCTTTGAGGGCAAGCAGCCGCTGATGGAAGTGCTCTACACGGCCTTGCCTCCTAGCTTGCATACTTATTTGGCGGGTGCCACCAGCCCGAGTAAGGCCCACATCGTGTACACCATTTCGGGGCTGAACGGCCCCACCGTTAGCACCCGCAACGTGCTGAAGTTTGCGCTACGCGGGGCTAGCTTGCAGTGGCCCGACTCAACCCGCCGCATCGATCGGTGGGACCTAGCAGGCACCTACGACAACGGCCCGGAGCAGAATAGCCGCACCACAAGCCTCACGTTTGACCATTGCCGCATCTACTCCTCTGCCGGGCAGCTCAATATTGCCATGCAGCTGCGCGACTTTGACCACCCGTTTGTGAATGGCCGCCTGACTGGGCGCACCGAGTTACCGGAACTAGCCGCGGTGGTGTCGCCGGGCTTGTGGCGGGCCCGCCACGGCACCGCCCAGCTCGATGTGCGCCTGCGCGGCCTCTTACCGCCCCCACCGGGTACGCGCACAGCAATAGCGCACCAACCTAGCTTATCGGTTCAGGGCTCCGTGGCGTTGCGCAATGCTTCGTTTGTATTGCTCGATCGGGGTGCCGACATGTCGGAGCTGAACGTACGGATCGGTTTGCAAAACAGCGTTTGGCAGCTGTCGGATGCCTCAGGCGTGTTGGATAAGATGCGGTTCAAAGCCGCTGCCACCACTAAAAACCTATTGGATTATCTGACCGGCCAGCAGCCAGTTACTTCTATCAAGGGCAACTTTACCGTCGACAAACTGCACATAAGCCGCCTACGCGAGTTGCTGCGTCCCCTACCCTTGGCCGCCAAACCTGCCACTACGCCTGGCCTGGCACGCAAGCGCAACAAGAACCAGCAAACTCAGCATTCTACGAACCTAGGTCCGGACCTTTTCCCGCCCGGTTTGCGCCTAGATGTATCGCTTCGCTGCCAGCAGTTGCTCTTACCAACCGATACGCTCCGGCATCTCGCCGTAACGGTTCGCCATGATGGCCGCCAAGTACAGCTCTCCAACTTAGCCGGCGACGTGTGGGGCGGCCAGGTGCGGGGCCAGGTACGGTGGTCTACAGATACCACGCACCGGGTGGCGCCCGTCGATTTTGAGGTAGGCGTGCACTTCGCAACGATCAACTACCAGCACTTACTCGCCAAGATGTCGCGCCCCCCGCAGCGCTCGACGAAGGCTCCTACTAGTCCGGCGCTGCGTGAGCTACTGCTGGCTGCCAATGGCCATATTACGTGCACAATAGATGCTGTGCAGTTGTCGAGCCAGGAGCACCTTCGGAACCTACAGGTGCGCTTCGACAAGCAAGAAAACAAGTTGCGCATGCCCTATCTTCGGTTTAACACCACACGGGGCGGGCAGGGAAACGCCACGGCGTGGGCTCAAGTAGCCGGCAACCACCTGAAAGCCGCCGATGCCAGCTTGGATCTACGCTATGCCACCCTCGACGTGCAAGAGCTGCTGAAGCTGCTAGCTAGCATCAACCCAGCCGGTGATGACGATGAGTCCACCGCGCAACCTGTTGCGAACGTACCCAAGAACCGCCAAGCTGCTGCGGCCATGCTGGCAGATGGCTCGCTCACGGCGATGGTACGTGTGCAAGCCGCCCACGTGCGCTACGCCTCTCTGACCGGCAGCGACTTCCGGTTGGTCTCGCGCTTGCGCGATGGCGCCGCCCGCCTCGATGATTGCTCGCTGAACGCTTTTCAGGGGAAAATACAGCTGCGTGGCTTTATGCGCACCAACGCTGGTCGGCGCCATCACCCGCTGCACGTGCAAGCGCTGCTCGATAATATTCAGCTTTCAGAGCTATTCACGGCCGCCACGGCCATGAACCTCAACATCATGAAAGGCGACAACGTACGCGGCTCGATGCATTGCGCCGCCGACGTGCGCACCGACCTCAACGCCGACTTCCTCCCCGACTTTGACCAAACCCTAGGGTACCTGCGCACCGACCTGCGCGATTTGGAGCTGATGGATGTGGAGGCTCTCACGCAAACGCTGCGCTTCCTGAAGGATAAACGCACCAATCACTTGTATTTCGAGCCAGTGAGTACCCGCTTCATTCTTGATCGGGGCCAGCTCCTAATTCCGTCGCTGCACCTGAACAGTAACCTCTCCGATCTGCACATCAGCGGCCGCTACGGCCTAGATGGGCGGTCAGATCTGTACATCGGCCTGAGTCCTCTGCAGGCATTATTCGGCAACAACGAAAAGCGCATCGCCCGCATCCAGAGCGGCGAAGCCGCGCAGCGTCCCAGCCGCGCCCTCACCTACGTGAATCTGAAACGCCCATCCCCCGGTGCTAAGTACAACGTGCGGCTTTTCAAGAAAAGCGAACAGCGCCAACAGCAAGCGGCCCTCCGCAAGCAGTACCAGCAACTCCTGCTTACCCAGCGCCTAGATACCACCTTGCGGCTGTTGCGCTGA
- a CDS encoding TROVE domain-containing protein codes for MRFNFNFRKNESVPVVNHEGAAAYQLTPQLELYAAVATAALSDQFYEKADTRLARLRELVAQNEPLFVAQLAVYAREKLYLRSVPLVLTVELARLHRGDNLVSRLVARVVQRPDEITELLAFYAVANERQGTNGKAPVKTLNRLSKQLQKGLALSFNRFDGYQLAKYDRAGQVRLRDALFLVHPQAKDAAQQALFDQLVRGELATPYTWETELSAQGQ; via the coding sequence ATGCGCTTCAACTTCAACTTCCGCAAAAACGAATCGGTGCCGGTGGTTAACCACGAAGGCGCCGCTGCTTACCAGCTTACGCCCCAACTCGAACTGTACGCCGCCGTGGCTACCGCCGCGCTCAGCGACCAGTTTTATGAAAAGGCCGATACGCGGCTGGCACGATTGCGCGAGTTGGTAGCGCAAAACGAGCCCTTATTTGTAGCACAACTGGCGGTGTATGCCCGCGAAAAGCTCTACTTACGCTCGGTCCCTTTGGTGCTGACTGTGGAGCTAGCCCGCCTGCACCGCGGCGATAATCTCGTGAGCCGCCTCGTGGCTCGTGTGGTGCAGCGCCCCGACGAAATCACGGAGTTGCTGGCTTTCTACGCCGTCGCCAATGAGCGCCAAGGCACGAACGGCAAAGCACCCGTGAAAACCCTCAACCGCCTTTCCAAGCAGTTGCAGAAAGGCCTAGCGCTCAGCTTCAACCGCTTCGATGGCTACCAGCTCGCCAAGTACGACCGCGCTGGTCAAGTGCGTCTCCGCGACGCCTTGTTCCTGGTGCACCCCCAAGCTAAAGACGCGGCCCAACAAGCATTGTTCGACCAACTAGTGCGCGGTGAACTCGCCACGCCCTATACCTGGGAAACGGAGCTGTCGGCCCAAGGGCAATAG
- a CDS encoding DUF2490 domain-containing protein translates to MTKSLLIAASVLVLVSNSRVAHAQTPANPVLPWGTWFIGTAQLVGSPEKKWGAWAEVQARTDGVFKRYFYNELKGGLTYDLDKNSYVLLGGGRYSTSDYRELSDGPLNVEKRLWLQLVQNQFIGRVKLEHRYRVERRWFAYRGDSSEVRHRIRYRLNTFIPLNKPTMTGKTVFLSVYDEIFLNPKGPVFERNRVYGGLGYQFNDHWVVQAGWVHQANYNLPVVMQNQFIPQNTSAKNNVVLSAFYRLRHRNDTSPVNRLPSQPD, encoded by the coding sequence ATGACTAAATCATTACTCATTGCGGCCTCAGTGCTGGTGTTGGTAAGTAACAGCCGTGTAGCCCATGCTCAAACTCCTGCTAACCCCGTTTTGCCGTGGGGCACCTGGTTTATCGGAACGGCACAACTGGTAGGTAGCCCCGAGAAGAAGTGGGGTGCGTGGGCCGAAGTGCAAGCCCGCACTGATGGGGTGTTTAAGCGCTATTTCTACAACGAGCTGAAGGGCGGCCTGACGTACGACCTAGATAAGAATTCGTACGTGCTGCTCGGTGGGGGGCGATATAGCACTTCCGACTACCGGGAGCTTAGCGACGGGCCGCTCAACGTAGAGAAGCGCCTCTGGCTGCAACTAGTACAAAACCAGTTCATCGGGCGGGTGAAGCTTGAACACCGCTACCGGGTAGAGCGGCGCTGGTTTGCCTACCGCGGGGATAGTAGCGAGGTGCGCCACCGCATCCGCTACCGGCTGAACACGTTCATCCCTCTGAACAAACCAACCATGACGGGCAAAACGGTCTTCCTGTCGGTTTACGACGAGATATTCCTCAACCCTAAAGGGCCCGTTTTTGAGCGTAACCGCGTATATGGTGGCCTAGGTTATCAGTTCAATGATCATTGGGTGGTGCAGGCAGGGTGGGTGCATCAGGCTAATTACAATCTGCCGGTGGTTATGCAGAACCAGTTTATTCCTCAGAATACGTCGGCCAAAAACAACGTGGTGCTAAGCGCGTTCTACCGTCTACGGCACCGCAACGATACGTCGCCGGTTAACCGCCTGCCCTCGCAGCCCGACTAA
- a CDS encoding DUF5694 domain-containing protein, protein MKFLFALLVVCFLFPRSGWSQEKPTQIMLLGCDHLRQTYKKDNPNTDVFTARRQQELADLISRIRKFQPDLIVVERVPEGQAALDSTYALYVANKLQLADMEDGRGEEYQLGFALGKQLGLKRIVGVNAPGGTSQSILSNGQNIDLYKEEGVQMRTFSKAKQEELASGKLTLTEYFTFLNQPAVTQMIYHLRYITPARVTNGHFTNPDAMVDTAFVNPRYIGAELTSVFKNRDYKIYSNIVTTQMAEKAKRVLVLIGGAHIGSLQSIFRDDPAYQLVPATTYLGKTRVSTSAVQ, encoded by the coding sequence ATGAAATTCTTATTCGCGCTGCTCGTGGTCTGTTTCCTATTCCCACGTTCCGGATGGAGCCAAGAAAAACCTACCCAGATCATGCTACTCGGCTGCGACCATCTGCGGCAGACGTATAAGAAGGATAACCCGAACACCGACGTATTCACGGCCCGTCGGCAGCAGGAACTAGCCGACTTAATTAGTCGCATTCGCAAGTTTCAACCCGACCTGATTGTGGTCGAGCGGGTGCCTGAAGGCCAAGCGGCCCTCGACAGCACCTACGCGCTTTATGTGGCCAACAAACTCCAACTCGCTGATATGGAGGATGGTCGGGGCGAGGAGTATCAACTAGGTTTCGCGCTCGGCAAGCAGCTAGGCCTAAAAAGGATTGTGGGCGTGAATGCGCCCGGCGGCACTTCGCAAAGCATTCTGAGCAATGGCCAAAACATCGACCTCTACAAAGAAGAAGGCGTGCAGATGCGCACCTTCTCCAAAGCCAAGCAAGAAGAGCTAGCTTCTGGGAAGCTGACCCTCACCGAGTATTTCACCTTTCTAAATCAACCCGCTGTTACGCAGATGATTTACCACCTGCGCTACATCACCCCCGCCCGCGTTACCAACGGCCACTTCACCAACCCCGACGCCATGGTGGACACAGCCTTCGTCAACCCCCGCTACATCGGCGCCGAACTGACTTCCGTCTTCAAAAACCGCGACTACAAGATCTACTCCAACATTGTGACCACGCAGATGGCCGAGAAAGCGAAAAGGGTACTGGTGCTTATTGGGGGAGCTCACATTGGCTCCCTACAAAGTATTTTTCGCGATGATCCAGCTTACCAGTTGGTGCCCGCTACTACCTACCTAGGTAAGACGCGCGTGTCAACCAGCGCCGTGCAATAA
- a CDS encoding TROVE domain-containing protein → MALLRNLRNIIEVDVSADAVQTVCATLANRAAVARSKQLPFRFLAAYREVLELKLGRVPGVLAALETAIGHSVANLRGFDANTRVLLACDVSGSMQQPISARSKVLLYDIGLVLAMLLQSRCQHVVTGMFGDKWKRISLPTGQVLRNVQEMYRREGEVGYSTNGHLVVYDLRQRREVVDKVMIFTDCQLWDSTGRAGSLAAEWREYRRTVAPQAQLYLFDLAGHGTAPLQVRREDGVALVAGWSDKVFDVLAALEDGGSALTEIEKVEF, encoded by the coding sequence ATGGCCTTGCTACGAAACCTGCGCAACATCATCGAAGTCGATGTGTCGGCCGATGCGGTGCAGACGGTATGTGCTACGCTTGCCAACCGGGCAGCGGTGGCGCGCAGCAAGCAGTTGCCGTTCCGCTTCTTGGCGGCTTACCGCGAGGTGCTGGAGTTGAAGTTGGGGCGCGTACCCGGCGTGTTAGCGGCATTGGAAACGGCCATCGGCCACTCCGTCGCCAACTTGCGCGGCTTCGATGCTAACACCCGTGTGCTCTTGGCCTGCGACGTGTCGGGCTCCATGCAACAACCCATATCAGCGCGCAGCAAAGTGCTGCTCTATGACATCGGGCTGGTGTTGGCTATGCTCCTGCAAAGCCGCTGTCAGCATGTCGTAACGGGCATGTTTGGCGATAAATGGAAGCGCATCAGCTTGCCCACTGGGCAGGTGTTGCGCAACGTGCAGGAGATGTACCGCCGGGAAGGGGAGGTGGGCTACAGCACCAACGGCCACTTGGTCGTCTACGACTTGCGGCAGCGCCGTGAGGTAGTAGATAAGGTGATGATCTTCACCGACTGCCAGCTGTGGGACAGCACTGGTCGGGCCGGCTCGCTGGCCGCCGAGTGGCGCGAATATCGCCGCACGGTAGCGCCGCAAGCGCAGCTCTACCTCTTCGACCTAGCCGGTCACGGCACCGCGCCGCTGCAAGTGCGTCGCGAAGATGGTGTAGCGCTGGTCGCGGGCTGGTCGGACAAAGTGTTCGACGTACTGGCCGCGCTGGAAGACGGTGGCTCCGCCCTGACGGAGATTGAAAAGGTTGAGTTCTAA
- a CDS encoding GNAT family protein, which translates to MIILEPFTEADFSQLISWIDNERLLKEWSGGLFSFPLTEDSLRWYIEDTNDLENSEAFVYKAIDTDTGETVGHISLGSISRYHSAGRITRVLIGNSAARGKGYGQAMVKAILAIGFEDLGLHRISLGVYDFNHSAIRCYHRAGLRTEGTLRDVVRYGDEYWSLVEMGMLKHEWQPAQVEAEASAQTA; encoded by the coding sequence ATGATTATACTGGAACCTTTCACTGAAGCCGATTTCTCTCAACTTATTTCTTGGATTGACAACGAGCGCCTACTCAAAGAATGGTCGGGTGGCCTGTTTTCGTTTCCGCTGACCGAGGACAGCTTACGCTGGTACATCGAGGATACCAACGATTTAGAGAACTCCGAAGCATTTGTATACAAAGCCATTGACACTGACACTGGCGAAACCGTTGGGCACATTTCCCTGGGCAGCATCAGCCGCTACCATAGCGCCGGCCGCATCACACGCGTGTTGATTGGCAACTCGGCTGCCCGTGGCAAGGGGTACGGCCAAGCCATGGTAAAGGCTATCTTGGCCATTGGCTTCGAGGACCTAGGTCTGCACCGCATCAGCTTGGGCGTATACGACTTCAACCACAGTGCCATCCGTTGCTACCACCGCGCGGGCCTGCGCACCGAAGGAACCCTGCGCGACGTGGTTCGCTACGGCGACGAGTACTGGTCGCTGGTGGAAATGGGCATGCTAAAGCACGAATGGCAGCCAGCACAAGTCGAGGCAGAAGCTTCTGCCCAGACTGCCTAG
- a CDS encoding J domain-containing protein: MNLHNPAIDLPAAQHVPVKQPAEAPSSPAQQAFRQAVQDVESLRQRLRDLKAEQADARRRYWQQVGPLAQTVVAARRALYQPLEEALLLGYFNRGEERQIVEVIVGNARSLQDRFGEDEAEILQKYDPATKPPRPTQPEPATEPSSHEEAARQAKATRKTKAERAAEAAAQQAREEQQRLLSNTKTVYRQLARVNHPDLERDPERAAAKTTRMQRITEAYEANDLYTLLQLLAEDSAEAPDDNLLARYTQALQQQQTELKQQLNELKYGANGFSGSTGKKQEAELRQLKRHLRAEAEYLAHVAGIIAEPAGLRDALKDLASAEHDTF, encoded by the coding sequence ATGAACCTGCACAACCCTGCCATCGACCTGCCCGCCGCCCAGCACGTACCCGTGAAGCAGCCGGCAGAAGCACCTAGCTCCCCGGCTCAGCAAGCGTTTCGGCAGGCGGTGCAAGACGTGGAGAGCTTGCGTCAACGGCTGCGCGACCTGAAGGCGGAGCAGGCCGACGCTCGCCGACGCTACTGGCAGCAAGTTGGGCCGTTGGCTCAAACAGTGGTAGCGGCGCGACGAGCACTGTATCAGCCGCTGGAAGAAGCCTTGCTGCTCGGCTATTTCAACCGCGGCGAGGAGCGGCAGATTGTGGAAGTAATTGTAGGCAATGCCCGTTCGCTGCAAGACCGCTTCGGGGAGGATGAGGCGGAGATTTTGCAGAAGTATGACCCGGCGACCAAGCCACCACGCCCAACTCAACCGGAACCCGCCACCGAACCTAGCTCGCACGAAGAAGCCGCACGACAAGCCAAGGCTACGCGCAAAACGAAAGCGGAGCGTGCCGCCGAGGCGGCTGCCCAACAGGCCCGCGAGGAGCAGCAACGGCTGCTGTCGAACACCAAAACCGTGTACCGGCAGCTAGCCCGCGTCAACCACCCCGACTTAGAGCGTGACCCGGAACGTGCCGCCGCAAAGACGACCCGCATGCAGCGCATCACAGAAGCGTATGAAGCAAACGACCTCTACACGCTCCTGCAACTCCTGGCCGAAGATTCTGCCGAAGCACCCGACGACAACTTGCTCGCGCGCTACACCCAAGCCTTGCAGCAGCAGCAAACTGAGCTCAAACAGCAGCTCAACGAGTTGAAGTACGGCGCCAATGGCTTCTCGGGCAGCACCGGCAAAAAGCAGGAAGCCGAGCTGCGCCAGCTCAAACGCCACCTGCGCGCCGAAGCTGAATACCTCGCGCACGTGGCCGGTATCATTGCGGAGCCGGCAGGCTTACGCGATGCGCTGAAGGACCTAGCTTCCGCCGAGCACGACACGTTCTAG
- a CDS encoding RtcB family protein, giving the protein MAQQLRGNDLRQLGFPEGRAIGLALAQLQRKHLKKLSHTEQLNLLQTLLHSPKEYLTDLDWSHTAAALLPPPSRHIALAERKEYAVFGPEYIDQGAIHQMETAMKLPITVAGALMPDAHHGYGLPIGGVLATDNAVIPYAVGVDIGCRMALSVYALPPKHLEQRVQELRKILLDNTKFGNRDVFRYGQKLDHAVLERDEFLSIPFLRNKQETAAAQIGTSGGGNHFVEFGVVDITDPQNELGVPVGQYLGLLSHSGSRGLGASIANHYTKLAKDVCQLPAEAQHLAWLSLDTEAGQEYWAAMNLAGDYASACHHQIHQRIAKALGERPLGKVENHHNFAWKERLADGRNVVVHRKGATPAGAGVLGIIPGSMTAPGFIVRGRGEATSLASASHGAGRAMSRTRAKQELGEAEVRQYLADAGVSLIGGGVDEAPQAYKDIFAVMRSQQELVDVLGTFTPRIVRMEGATT; this is encoded by the coding sequence ATGGCTCAACAACTACGTGGCAACGACCTCCGCCAACTCGGATTTCCGGAAGGGCGTGCCATTGGCTTGGCGCTGGCTCAATTGCAGCGCAAGCACTTAAAAAAACTCTCCCACACGGAGCAGCTGAATCTGCTCCAAACCTTACTACATAGCCCCAAAGAGTACTTGACCGACCTCGACTGGAGCCACACGGCCGCCGCGCTGCTGCCGCCACCCAGCCGCCATATTGCTCTGGCCGAGCGCAAGGAATACGCCGTGTTCGGCCCCGAGTACATCGACCAAGGTGCCATTCACCAGATGGAAACGGCCATGAAGCTGCCCATCACGGTCGCCGGCGCCCTCATGCCCGACGCTCACCACGGCTACGGCTTGCCTATCGGCGGCGTACTGGCCACAGACAACGCTGTGATTCCTTACGCCGTGGGCGTGGACATCGGGTGCCGGATGGCGCTGTCGGTGTACGCGCTGCCGCCCAAACACTTGGAGCAGCGCGTACAGGAGTTGCGCAAGATCTTGCTCGACAACACCAAGTTCGGCAACCGCGACGTGTTCCGCTACGGCCAAAAGCTAGATCACGCCGTGTTGGAGCGCGATGAGTTCTTGAGCATCCCTTTCCTTCGCAACAAGCAGGAAACGGCGGCCGCACAGATCGGCACTTCGGGTGGCGGCAACCACTTTGTGGAGTTCGGCGTGGTCGACATCACCGATCCGCAAAACGAGCTAGGCGTACCGGTGGGCCAATACCTAGGTCTGCTCTCGCACTCCGGCTCCCGCGGCCTCGGCGCGAGCATCGCCAACCACTACACCAAGCTGGCGAAAGACGTTTGCCAACTGCCCGCCGAAGCCCAACACCTAGCTTGGCTTTCGCTCGACACGGAAGCGGGGCAGGAGTACTGGGCTGCCATGAATTTGGCCGGTGACTACGCCTCCGCCTGTCACCACCAGATTCACCAACGCATTGCCAAAGCGTTGGGCGAACGGCCCCTAGGAAAAGTGGAAAACCACCACAACTTCGCCTGGAAGGAACGCCTAGCTGATGGTCGCAACGTGGTGGTGCACCGCAAGGGCGCTACGCCGGCCGGCGCGGGGGTGCTCGGCATCATTCCCGGCTCGATGACGGCTCCCGGCTTCATCGTGCGCGGGCGAGGCGAAGCGACGTCGCTAGCTTCGGCCTCGCACGGCGCTGGGCGGGCCATGTCGCGGACGCGGGCCAAGCAGGAGCTAGGCGAAGCCGAAGTGCGCCAGTACCTAGCCGACGCGGGCGTGTCGCTCATCGGTGGCGGCGTGGACGAAGCGCCCCAGGCTTACAAGGACATTTTCGCCGTGATGCGCAGCCAGCAGGAGCTCGTGGACGTGCTCGGCACGTTCACCCCGCGCATCGTGCGGATGGAAGGGGCTACCACGTGA